The proteins below come from a single Rosa rugosa chromosome 2, drRosRugo1.1, whole genome shotgun sequence genomic window:
- the LOC133732370 gene encoding auxin-responsive protein SAUR72-like: MKQLIRRLSRVADSSQYCLLRSSDSTAASGASSNSRPRRSESFRVLKLRRRRSNPETGVPEGHVPVYVGDEMERFVVSAELLNHPVFVELLNKSAQEYGYEQRGVLRIPCHVVVFERVLETLRLGRAAPSSDINDLLGSLSEDRHFIYAN; the protein is encoded by the coding sequence ATGAAGCAATTGATCCGACGTCTCTCCCGCGTCGCCGACTCGTCGCAGTACTGCCTCCTCCGCAGCTCGGATTCCACCGCCGCGTCCGGTGCCTCCTCGAATTCCCGGCCTCGCCGGAGCGAGTCGTTCAGAGTCCTGAAGCTCCGGCGACGCAGGAGCAACCCGGAGACCGGAGTCCCCGAGGGACACGTGCCGGTGTACGTCGGCGACGAGATGGAGCGGTTCGTCGTCTCCGCCGAGCTCCTCAACCACCCGGTGTTCGTCGAGCTTCTGAACAAGTCGGCGCAGGAGTACGGCTACGAGCAGCGTGGCGTGCTCCGGATTCCCTGCCACGTGGTGGTGTTCGAGCGCGTCCTCGAGACGCTCCGGCTCGGACGCGCCGCGCCGTCGAGTGACATCAACGACCTCCTCGGCTCGCTCTCAGAGGATCGTCACTTTATCTACGCCAATTAG